A window of the Lactuca sativa cultivar Salinas chromosome 7, Lsat_Salinas_v11, whole genome shotgun sequence genome harbors these coding sequences:
- the LOC128127245 gene encoding uncharacterized protein LOC128127245: MANIDEVAMGKWKKRIRDDTGPGLVQPVIPATATFELKGHILAQLKEIPFYGKDHEDAYKHLDEVNDVADYFNVPNVPCETVLLCMLPVTFKGAVNDWMKSLPPGSITTWAKMKEEFIDQFCPPSKIAKLKKAIANFEQQVGECLYEAWERYKGLLRNCPHHDLNSQQEVSIFYDGVNVTTRQLLGSQGPLTKKPPPKIKELIEEFSKHSREYHNPRNKLSRGVVNTVNDSMAAMMAKLECLDRRMTKMDQSIHAIRVGCENCRGPHLTKDCDLDENGKRKAQVCYSSGDRYDDNWQKPKKEWLPYDEYKKAKEEKYKQKERGFYQKEEPVIEKKVDLEEIFTRFLTSSEKRHNDTDIELKEQRIMLKDHQAMMKDQQNLLRNQQASIHKIEKQLGQLAQQISQRTSGELLSNTEQNPRMAHLNVITTDSEKKISLL; the protein is encoded by the coding sequence atggctaatatcgatgaagtTGCCATGGgaaaatggaagaagaggatacgAGACGATACCGGCCCAGGACTAGTGCAACCCGTGATTCCCGCGACAGCCACTTTCGAGCTAAAGGGCCACATACTTGCTCAACTTAAGGAGATTCCCTTCTATGGGAAAGATCatgaagacgcttacaagcaTTTAGATGAGGTCAACGATGTAGCCGATTACTTCAATGTTCCGAATGTGCCTTGTGAAACCGTTTTGCTTTGTATGCTTCCCGTCACGTTCAAAGGTGCTGTAAATGATTGGATGAAGTCACTCCCTCCCGGATCCATCACTACATGggctaagatgaaagaagaatttatCGATCAGTTTTGCCCTCCCTCAAAGATAGCCAAATTGAAGAAAGCTATtgccaactttgaacaacaagttGGAGAATGCTTATATGAGGCATGGGAGAGATACAAAGGCTTACTAAGAAACTGCCCGCATCATGATCTAAATAGTCAACAAGAAGtatccattttctatgatggagtgaaTGTGACCACAAGGCAACTTCTTGGTTCGCAAGGACCTCTCACAAAGAAGCCACCCCCAAAAATCAAAgagttaattgaagaattctctaagcattctagagaatatcATAACCCAAGGAATAAGCTAAGTCGGGGGGTGGTGAACACTGTTAACGATAGCATGGCGGCAATGATGGCTAAACTAGAGTGTTTAGATCGAAGAATGACTAAGATGGACCAATCCATCCATGCTATCCGGGTAGGATGTGAGAATTGTAGAGGACCTCACCTCACTAaagattgtgatttggatgagaatggGAAACGGAAAGCACAAGTTTGCTATTCAAGCGGTGATAGATATGATGATAATTGGCAGAAAcccaagaaggaatggctcccgtaTGATGAGTACAAAAAggcaaaggaggagaaatacaagcaaaAAGAAAGGGGTTTCTATCAAAAGGAGGAACCGGTTATTGAAAAGAAAGTTGATTTGGAAGAAATTTTCACAAGGTTTCTAACTTCATCCGAGAAGAGGCATAATGATACCGACATTGAATTGAAGGAGCAACGAATAATGCTTAAAGATCATCAAGCTATGATGAAAGATCAACAAAATTTGCTTAGGAATCAGCAAGCCTCTATTCATAAAATTGAGAAACAGCTAGGTCAGCTTGCACAACAAATTAGTCAAAGAACATCTGGTGAACTTCTTAGTAATACCGAACAAAATCCAAGAATGGCACATCTAAATGTAATAACCACTGattctgaaaaaaaaatttcACTCCTCTGA